The following are encoded in a window of Pseudomonas multiresinivorans genomic DNA:
- a CDS encoding AraC family transcriptional regulator — MDWRQTREITGVQYLLDSARDEGIDADDCLVGSAISPADLQARAGRIQAWQELAVIRNLLQRRDRPGLGLATGRRYHLTSLGLLGFTMLASRTLQEAFETFGRYQSLALTLCPVSSEAEARGVWLVYDDRVLPEDARAFVVERGIAGCWQLSGELLQRPLQPLAIELRCPAPADASVFRDIFGIEPLFEAPRNAMLFALEDLQAPLPQAQISARDSGEQLCERLCGELALTLAATPTARQVQQLLLRDSASLLGAAAVAERLGLSERTLQRRLAQEGQSLQGLNDGIKRRLAERLLCESRMDLHGIAQCLGYAEAASFSRAFQRWTGQSPGRWKRQSGTLPAP, encoded by the coding sequence ATGGACTGGCGCCAGACCCGCGAAATCACCGGAGTGCAGTACCTGCTCGATAGCGCCCGCGACGAAGGCATCGACGCCGACGATTGCCTGGTGGGCAGCGCCATCTCGCCCGCCGACCTGCAGGCGCGCGCCGGGCGCATCCAGGCGTGGCAGGAGCTGGCGGTGATCCGCAACCTGTTGCAGCGCAGGGACAGGCCGGGCCTGGGTTTGGCCACCGGGCGGCGCTATCACCTGACGTCGCTGGGGCTGCTGGGTTTCACCATGCTCGCCAGCCGCACCCTGCAGGAAGCCTTCGAAACCTTCGGCCGTTACCAGAGCCTGGCCCTGACCCTTTGCCCCGTGAGCAGCGAGGCGGAGGCGCGCGGGGTGTGGCTGGTGTACGACGACCGCGTACTGCCCGAGGATGCCCGTGCCTTCGTGGTGGAGCGCGGCATCGCCGGTTGCTGGCAACTGTCCGGCGAATTGCTGCAGCGGCCGCTGCAGCCCCTGGCCATCGAACTGCGCTGCCCGGCGCCAGCCGATGCCAGCGTGTTCCGCGACATCTTCGGCATCGAGCCGCTGTTCGAGGCGCCACGCAACGCCATGCTCTTTGCCCTGGAAGACCTGCAGGCGCCGTTGCCGCAAGCGCAGATCAGCGCGCGGGACAGCGGCGAGCAGCTCTGCGAGCGCCTCTGTGGAGAGTTGGCGCTGACCCTGGCTGCCACGCCTACCGCGCGGCAGGTCCAGCAATTGTTGTTGCGTGATTCCGCCAGCCTGCTCGGCGCTGCCGCAGTGGCCGAGCGACTGGGTCTTTCCGAGCGCACGCTGCAACGGCGCCTGGCGCAGGAGGGGCAGAGCTTGCAGGGGCTGAATGACGGCATCAAACGGCGTCTGGCCGAGCGCCTGCTATGCGAATCGCGGATGGATCTGCATGGCATCGCGCAGTGCTTGGGCTATGCCGAGGCGGCGAGTTTCTCCCGCGCTTTCCAGCGCTGGACGGGGCAGTCGCCCGGTCGTTGGAAGCGTCAGTCCGGAACCCTCCCGGCGCCCTGA
- a CDS encoding TauD/TfdA dioxygenase family protein — translation MFEFFYALPSQNRAAEYKHFRIVPATGAIGADVSDLDLTTLGDDGYAELRQALLAHKVLFIRGQDLSVENLEAVTLRFGEFGREPYVVGMDDHPHVVRVVKEANEKTPVVFGGAWHSDWSFQERPPAFTLLYGHDIPPFGGDTLYANLALAYEWLSPKLRAQLETLDAIHSPERAYGAEAKHNDLMENMAVRYGNHDGEVRSHPLVIKHPETGKKVLYINPAYTSGIKGMRPAESQPLLDYLFGIATQPAFTCRMRWTAGTLAIWDNRSTWHYPVSDYHGMRREMYRTTVVGEVPSR, via the coding sequence ATGTTCGAGTTCTTCTACGCGTTGCCGAGCCAGAATCGCGCCGCCGAGTACAAGCACTTCCGCATCGTCCCGGCCACCGGCGCCATCGGTGCGGACGTCAGCGACCTTGATCTGACCACCCTGGGCGACGACGGCTACGCCGAGCTGCGCCAGGCACTGCTGGCGCACAAGGTGCTGTTCATCCGCGGGCAGGACCTGAGCGTGGAAAACCTCGAAGCCGTGACCCTGCGCTTCGGTGAATTCGGCCGCGAACCCTACGTGGTCGGCATGGACGATCATCCGCACGTGGTGCGGGTGGTGAAGGAAGCCAACGAAAAGACCCCGGTGGTGTTCGGCGGCGCCTGGCACAGCGACTGGTCGTTTCAGGAGCGCCCGCCGGCTTTCACCCTGCTCTACGGCCACGACATCCCGCCTTTCGGCGGCGACACCCTCTATGCCAACCTGGCGCTGGCCTACGAATGGCTGTCGCCGAAGCTTCGTGCACAGCTGGAAACCCTCGACGCCATCCATAGCCCGGAGCGCGCCTACGGCGCGGAAGCCAAGCACAACGACCTGATGGAGAACATGGCGGTGCGCTACGGCAACCACGATGGCGAAGTGCGCTCGCACCCGCTGGTGATCAAACACCCGGAGACCGGCAAGAAGGTCCTCTACATCAACCCGGCCTACACCAGCGGCATCAAGGGCATGCGCCCGGCCGAGTCGCAGCCGCTGCTGGACTACCTGTTCGGCATCGCCACCCAGCCGGCCTTCACCTGCCGCATGCGCTGGACCGCCGGCACCCTGGCGATCTGGGACAACCGCAGCACCTGGCACTACCCGGTGTCGGACTACCACGGCATGCGCCGGGAGATGTACCGCACCACCGTGGTGGGCGAAGTGCCGAGCCGCTGA
- a CDS encoding 2-keto-4-pentenoate hydratase: MTTDNLHSAAHALAEARASRTPIAAPAAHYELTGLDDAYRVQALGIDLALAGGERLAGAKAGLISPAMQAALKVGEPIHGRLLASLRCRSGALIARERLLQPRIEAEVALLIGRDLPTGELDLATFRACIEGAVPAIEINDTAVANWQIGLLDSVADNLCAGLYLTGDQPVALERLEDAALAVQLLRNGVPAFPPTRTTLGAMLDIGLWLARRMARLDAPLKAGDVLLCGALAPMSPVAPGDLFELEIEGLGRVGCSFEQ; the protein is encoded by the coding sequence ATGACGACCGACAATCTCCACTCCGCCGCCCACGCCCTGGCCGAGGCGCGGGCCAGCCGAACGCCCATCGCCGCGCCGGCGGCACACTATGAGCTCACCGGGCTGGACGACGCCTATCGCGTGCAGGCGCTGGGCATCGACCTCGCGCTGGCTGGTGGCGAACGCCTGGCGGGCGCCAAGGCCGGGCTGATCTCGCCGGCGATGCAGGCGGCGCTCAAGGTCGGCGAACCGATTCATGGCCGCTTGCTCGCCAGCCTGCGCTGTCGATCCGGCGCGCTTATCGCCCGCGAACGCCTGCTGCAACCGCGAATCGAGGCGGAAGTCGCCCTGCTCATCGGCCGCGACCTGCCGACGGGAGAGCTCGATCTGGCCACTTTTCGCGCCTGCATCGAAGGTGCGGTCCCGGCCATCGAGATCAACGACACCGCCGTGGCCAACTGGCAGATCGGCCTGCTCGACTCGGTGGCCGATAACCTCTGCGCGGGCCTCTACCTGACCGGCGACCAACCGGTGGCGCTGGAAAGACTGGAAGACGCCGCGCTGGCAGTGCAACTGCTCCGCAACGGCGTGCCGGCCTTCCCGCCGACCCGGACGACCCTCGGGGCGATGCTCGACATCGGCCTCTGGCTGGCGCGACGCATGGCACGCCTGGACGCGCCGCTCAAGGCGGGAGACGTCCTGCTGTGCGGAGCCCTGGCGCCGATGTCGCCGGTTGCGCCGGGGGATCTATTCGAGCTGGAAATCGAGGGGCTGGGACGCGTCGGCTGCAGCTTCGAGCAATGA
- a CDS encoding LysR family transcriptional regulator, translating to MDLRDLAYFETIAELGHLGRAAERLGRSQPALTKSIQRLEESLGARLFQRDGRRIRLTPAGELMLQRARQLRQDIEETRREVRDFASGVVGNIRLGCAATMAEYLLPRLTEDLLARAPEVTMSLVLGQDDVLREALRSGRLDMAICSRIVDDPQLSSEPLLQDQVVVVASRDHPIFDAPVAMADLCRYRWVLPATGVSSRRWMDATFQAHQLPMPQVQIETNAIPMLPNLIARTRLLSFIAREALAGGHGMDQLREVQLAETTLTRTIGLAVREGAYLSPAAQLLRGMLREHAGRFGAEL from the coding sequence ATGGACCTGCGTGATCTCGCCTACTTCGAAACCATCGCCGAACTTGGCCACCTGGGGCGCGCGGCCGAGCGCCTAGGGCGCAGCCAGCCGGCGCTGACCAAGAGCATCCAGCGCCTGGAGGAATCCCTTGGCGCGCGCTTGTTCCAGCGCGATGGCCGACGGATTCGCCTGACGCCGGCCGGCGAACTGATGCTCCAGCGCGCCCGGCAACTTCGTCAGGACATCGAGGAAACTCGCCGCGAGGTGCGCGATTTCGCCAGTGGTGTCGTAGGCAATATCCGCCTGGGCTGCGCGGCGACCATGGCCGAGTACCTGTTGCCGCGCCTCACCGAGGACCTTCTGGCCCGTGCGCCGGAGGTCACCATGAGCCTGGTGCTGGGCCAGGACGACGTGCTGCGCGAAGCGTTGCGCAGCGGGCGGCTGGACATGGCGATCTGCTCGCGGATCGTCGATGACCCGCAACTGAGCAGCGAGCCATTACTGCAGGATCAGGTGGTAGTGGTCGCCAGCCGCGACCATCCGATCTTCGACGCACCCGTAGCCATGGCCGACCTGTGCCGCTATCGCTGGGTACTGCCGGCGACCGGGGTGTCGTCGCGGCGCTGGATGGACGCCACCTTCCAGGCCCACCAACTGCCTATGCCGCAGGTGCAGATCGAGACCAATGCGATTCCCATGCTGCCCAACCTGATCGCCCGTACCCGCCTGCTCAGCTTCATCGCCCGCGAGGCGCTCGCCGGCGGGCACGGCATGGACCAGTTGCGCGAGGTGCAGTTGGCCGAGACCACGCTGACACGGACCATAGGGCTGGCCGTGCGCGAGGGCGCCTACCTGTCACCGGCTGCACAGTTGCTGCGGGGGATGTTGCGCGAGCATGCAGGGCGGTTCGGCGCGGAGCTCTGA
- a CDS encoding AbrB family transcriptional regulator, which produces MSSRPALFVARIPVSLQWLTLALGAAGAGQLLTWLGIPAALFLGPMLVAIAFGVSGAEIRLPRSAFRLSQGCIGLLVAHAMSWSVLQAMVDSWPLMLSATLLTVLLSAAVSYAMVRFGGIPGSTAAWGTAPGGAAAMVSMAEANGADPRVVATMQYVRVVCVVMAGALVGRFLGIEGGGSVAHSTPIIDTATLPDLINCLLLIFVCTTAGAKLPAGPLLVPLVAGAILQLTGVLHITLPHWLLASAYGVIGCYIGLRFDRESLAYVGRHLPAMLVSALALIASCALFAWALAAITGMDFLSLYLATSPGGLDAMAIIAVDTHSDVGLVLAMQTLRLFVVLFTGVSVARTVIRLSRA; this is translated from the coding sequence GTGTCCAGTCGCCCCGCCCTCTTCGTCGCCCGTATCCCCGTCAGTCTGCAATGGCTGACCCTGGCGCTCGGGGCCGCAGGCGCCGGGCAGCTGCTGACCTGGCTCGGCATCCCTGCCGCGCTGTTCCTCGGGCCCATGCTGGTGGCGATCGCCTTCGGCGTCAGCGGCGCGGAAATCCGCCTGCCGCGCAGTGCCTTCCGCCTCAGCCAGGGCTGCATCGGCCTGCTGGTCGCCCACGCCATGAGCTGGTCGGTGCTGCAGGCGATGGTCGACTCCTGGCCGCTGATGCTCAGCGCCACGCTGCTCACCGTGCTGCTGTCCGCTGCCGTCAGCTATGCCATGGTGCGTTTCGGCGGCATCCCCGGCAGCACGGCCGCCTGGGGCACCGCGCCGGGCGGCGCGGCGGCCATGGTGTCGATGGCCGAAGCCAACGGCGCCGACCCGCGCGTGGTCGCCACCATGCAGTACGTGCGGGTGGTCTGCGTGGTCATGGCCGGTGCCCTGGTCGGGCGCTTCCTCGGCATCGAGGGCGGCGGTTCAGTGGCGCACAGCACGCCGATCATCGACACCGCCACCCTGCCCGACCTGATCAACTGCCTGCTGCTGATCTTCGTCTGCACCACTGCCGGCGCGAAGCTGCCGGCCGGTCCGCTGCTGGTGCCGCTGGTGGCCGGAGCGATTCTTCAGCTCACCGGCGTGCTGCACATCACCCTGCCGCACTGGTTGCTGGCCAGCGCCTACGGCGTGATCGGCTGCTACATCGGCCTGCGCTTCGACCGCGAAAGCCTCGCCTACGTCGGGCGCCACCTGCCGGCCATGCTGGTCAGCGCACTGGCGCTGATCGCCAGCTGCGCGCTGTTCGCCTGGGCGTTGGCGGCCATCACCGGGATGGATTTCCTCTCCCTCTACCTCGCCACCAGCCCCGGCGGCCTGGATGCCATGGCGATCATCGCGGTGGACACCCATTCCGACGTCGGCCTGGTGCTGGCGATGCAGACGCTGCGGCTGTTCGTAGTGCTATTTACCGGGGTTTCCGTCGCACGCACGGTGATTCGCCTGAGCCGCGCCTGA
- a CDS encoding flavin monoamine oxidase family protein — MDSLRHRPTAFHVTHWSDDPFSRGAYSTLLPGGTPEHRRRLGEVLGGKLVLAGEACNPVAPAMTHGAWDDGLRAAEAAIESGARRVLVIGAGFAGLAAARRLREAAIECVVLEARGRLGGRVHSISLGSIKADEGAAWLQQFDDNALAAHAQQLGLPLQATDFSHPLAAAADGPVPDIDAAWEALRAGIDRQLPLAEGVTRYLQDRDEETRRATRFALDANLILEACLPLESLSVDALDEEGVGAGDRFLPQGYSQLVAYLAQGLDIRLNQPVADIDWSGAKVRAGDESWDFCICTVPIGVLRDIRFNPPLPPAQQDALEHLGMGQLEKVVLQFEERWWPVSPSGYLRWYDTPASFGEWLDLTEAVGTPTIAGLIAADALERVFAGRTDEEVVAAACSALRAWAKAVQQKHL, encoded by the coding sequence ATGGATAGCCTTCGCCACCGCCCCACTGCCTTCCACGTCACCCACTGGAGCGACGACCCATTCAGCCGCGGCGCCTACAGCACCCTGCTGCCCGGCGGCACGCCGGAGCATCGGCGCCGGCTGGGTGAGGTCCTGGGCGGCAAGCTGGTGCTGGCCGGCGAAGCCTGCAATCCCGTTGCTCCCGCCATGACCCACGGCGCCTGGGACGATGGCCTGCGCGCCGCCGAAGCGGCCATCGAAAGCGGCGCTCGCCGGGTACTGGTAATTGGCGCAGGTTTCGCCGGACTTGCTGCAGCACGCCGCCTCCGGGAGGCCGCTATCGAGTGCGTGGTGCTGGAAGCCCGTGGTCGTCTCGGCGGCCGCGTGCACAGTATTTCGCTCGGTTCGATAAAGGCAGACGAAGGCGCCGCCTGGTTGCAGCAGTTCGACGACAACGCACTCGCCGCGCACGCACAGCAACTGGGCCTGCCGTTGCAGGCAACCGATTTCAGCCACCCCCTGGCCGCTGCGGCCGACGGCCCGGTGCCGGACATCGATGCCGCCTGGGAAGCCCTGCGCGCCGGGATCGACCGCCAGTTGCCGCTGGCGGAAGGCGTCACGCGCTATCTGCAGGATCGCGACGAAGAAACCCGTCGCGCCACCCGCTTCGCCCTGGACGCCAACCTGATCCTGGAAGCCTGCCTGCCCCTGGAATCACTGTCGGTGGATGCGCTGGACGAGGAAGGTGTCGGCGCCGGCGACCGCTTCCTGCCGCAAGGCTATTCACAGCTTGTCGCGTACCTCGCCCAAGGGCTAGATATCCGCCTGAACCAGCCAGTGGCAGACATCGACTGGTCGGGGGCAAAAGTGCGGGCAGGCGACGAAAGCTGGGACTTCTGCATCTGTACCGTGCCCATCGGCGTGCTGCGCGATATTCGCTTCAATCCGCCTTTGCCGCCAGCGCAGCAGGATGCGCTGGAGCACCTGGGGATGGGGCAGCTGGAGAAGGTCGTGCTGCAATTCGAGGAGCGCTGGTGGCCGGTGTCGCCGTCGGGGTATCTGCGCTGGTACGACACGCCAGCCAGCTTCGGCGAATGGCTCGATCTCACTGAAGCAGTGGGCACGCCCACGATCGCCGGGTTGATCGCCGCAGATGCACTGGAGCGCGTATTCGCGGGGCGAACGGATGAAGAGGTCGTCGCCGCAGCCTGCTCGGCTCTGCGCGCCTGGGCCAAAGCGGTTCAGCAGAAACACCTGTAG
- a CDS encoding TetR/AcrR family transcriptional regulator: MAINQGVRPGGRSARVQASVHKAVQELLEERDRAELTVPLIAARAGVTPSTIYRRWGDLSELLGDVALERIRPDAEPADTGSLRGDLLAWGEQYMEETASVPGRAVVLDLLAAGGGCSGRCMAIACGQFDIILLRAKGRGEKLPEVDRIVDRLMAPLVYRILFSGEELDTGYVERLVDLTLEGL; encoded by the coding sequence ATGGCAATCAATCAGGGTGTTCGTCCGGGCGGCCGCAGCGCGCGGGTGCAGGCGTCGGTGCACAAGGCTGTCCAGGAGTTGCTGGAAGAGCGCGACCGCGCGGAACTGACCGTGCCGCTGATCGCGGCGCGCGCCGGTGTCACGCCCTCGACCATCTACCGGCGCTGGGGCGACCTCAGCGAGTTGCTCGGCGATGTCGCGCTGGAGCGCATCCGCCCGGATGCCGAGCCGGCCGATACCGGCAGCCTGCGCGGCGACCTGCTGGCCTGGGGCGAGCAGTACATGGAGGAGACCGCCTCGGTGCCCGGCCGCGCGGTAGTGCTCGACCTGCTGGCCGCTGGCGGCGGCTGCTCCGGGCGCTGCATGGCGATTGCCTGCGGCCAGTTCGACATCATCCTGCTGCGGGCCAAGGGGCGCGGCGAGAAGCTGCCGGAGGTCGACCGCATCGTCGACCGGCTGATGGCGCCGCTGGTGTACCGCATCCTGTTTTCCGGCGAGGAGCTGGATACGGGCTATGTCGAGCGGTTGGTCGATCTGACGCTGGAAGGGCTCTGA
- a CDS encoding MFS transporter, with the protein MAQTLPKSVPGFFPALLLTAILMAFLAAAAAPTPLYALYRESWQFSPALLTLAFSIYAGGLMLALLVFGSLSDYLGRRPLIRAALIIELLAMSVFLYANSVELLIAARLLQGFATGIATAVVGAAMLDIDRERGPLINSVAPMLGMALGALGSSALVQFGGDPLHRVYVWLLAVFALALMLLRWLPESVSPQPGAWASLKPRIRIPPQARRAFWSVAPLNASLWALGGFYLSLGPTLARQVTSLQVPMIGGGLVSLLCFCGAVAIVALRNRPAAVILRRGGLALIIGLLITLLGVDSSNLWLFFLGTAVAGLGFGGAFLGALRSVVPLAHAHERGALMASFYVLSYLAFSVPAILAGLAIQRYGLVATTNGYASLQILAASLVLLLSLRAPAAQKAPA; encoded by the coding sequence ATGGCACAGACATTACCTAAAAGCGTGCCCGGCTTTTTCCCGGCTCTGCTGCTGACCGCGATCCTCATGGCCTTCCTCGCCGCCGCTGCCGCGCCCACGCCGCTCTATGCGCTGTACCGCGAGTCCTGGCAGTTCTCCCCCGCCCTGCTGACGCTGGCATTCAGCATCTACGCCGGCGGGCTGATGCTGGCGCTGCTGGTGTTCGGTTCGCTGTCGGACTACCTCGGCCGCCGCCCGCTGATCCGTGCGGCGCTGATCATCGAGTTGCTGGCGATGAGCGTGTTCCTCTACGCCAACTCGGTGGAACTGCTGATCGCCGCGCGCCTGCTGCAAGGCTTCGCCACCGGCATCGCGACCGCTGTAGTGGGCGCCGCCATGCTCGACATCGACCGCGAGCGCGGCCCGTTGATCAACAGCGTCGCGCCCATGCTTGGCATGGCGCTGGGCGCACTGGGCAGCAGCGCACTGGTGCAGTTCGGCGGCGACCCGCTGCACCGCGTCTATGTCTGGTTGCTGGCGGTGTTCGCGCTGGCACTGATGCTGCTGCGCTGGTTGCCGGAAAGCGTCAGCCCGCAGCCCGGCGCCTGGGCCTCGCTGAAGCCGCGCATCCGCATTCCCCCGCAGGCGCGCCGGGCGTTCTGGAGCGTGGCGCCGCTGAACGCCAGCCTCTGGGCGCTGGGCGGTTTCTACCTGTCGCTGGGCCCGACCCTGGCGCGCCAGGTGACCAGTCTGCAGGTGCCGATGATCGGCGGTGGGCTGGTGTCGCTGCTGTGCTTCTGCGGCGCCGTGGCGATCGTCGCGCTGCGCAACCGGCCGGCAGCGGTCATCCTGCGCCGCGGCGGACTGGCGCTGATCATTGGCCTGCTGATTACCCTGCTCGGCGTGGACTCCTCCAACCTCTGGCTGTTCTTCCTCGGCACTGCGGTGGCGGGCCTTGGCTTTGGCGGCGCCTTCCTCGGCGCATTGCGCTCGGTGGTGCCGCTGGCCCACGCCCACGAGCGCGGTGCACTGATGGCGAGTTTCTACGTGCTCAGCTACCTGGCCTTCAGCGTGCCGGCGATCCTCGCCGGGCTGGCGATCCAGCGTTATGGACTGGTCGCCACCACCAACGGCTACGCCAGCCTGCAGATTCTTGCGGCGTCGTTGGTCCTGCTGCTGTCCTTGCGCGCGCCCGCCGCGCAGAAGGCGCCGGCCTGA